The following proteins are encoded in a genomic region of Deinococcus arcticus:
- the ahbA gene encoding siroheme decarboxylase subunit alpha, translated as MTAPAPTPQAASAPDISAREQLLNRIQRDIPIVQRPYARLAEEVGLSEAEALSILREVKAGGVLRQVSAIFDTRTLGYQSSLVAAVYDEDRLDAGAEAVNTHPGVSHNYKRNHDFNLWYTIAVPPESNLEAHVQKLHELSGARLTRLMPTLHLFKIGVEFDMTGKEDWNAKAKPQYTAEQRNVGYQVTELDRAFVVEFQKDLPITEEPYADACAALGLSIDEVAAHAEKMKAAGALRRVSAVFRHQKAGFTFNAMGVWAVPQEEVAEVGRQMAEFKAVSHCYLRPTYPEWPYTIFTMVHGRSKEEAFGKIKAIEQEVASGVDHAILYSTKEYKKIRLEFYQPEFYAWAKEHLGTEA; from the coding sequence ATGACCGCCCCCGCCCCCACCCCGCAGGCTGCCAGTGCACCGGACATCAGTGCGCGCGAACAGCTGCTCAACCGCATTCAGCGCGACATCCCCATTGTGCAGCGGCCCTACGCCCGCCTGGCCGAGGAAGTGGGCCTGAGCGAGGCCGAGGCGCTTTCCATCCTGCGTGAGGTGAAGGCGGGCGGCGTGCTGCGGCAGGTGAGCGCCATCTTCGATACCCGCACCCTGGGCTACCAGAGCAGCCTGGTGGCCGCCGTGTACGATGAGGACAGGCTGGACGCCGGAGCCGAGGCGGTGAACACCCACCCCGGGGTGAGCCACAACTACAAGCGCAACCACGATTTCAACCTGTGGTACACGATTGCCGTGCCGCCCGAGAGCAACCTGGAAGCGCATGTGCAGAAACTGCACGAGCTGAGCGGCGCCCGCCTGACCCGCCTGATGCCCACCCTGCACCTGTTCAAGATTGGCGTGGAGTTCGACATGACCGGCAAGGAGGACTGGAACGCCAAGGCCAAGCCCCAGTACACCGCCGAGCAGCGCAACGTCGGCTATCAGGTGACCGAGCTGGACCGCGCCTTTGTGGTGGAGTTCCAGAAGGACCTGCCGATCACCGAAGAGCCCTACGCGGACGCCTGCGCCGCCCTGGGCCTGAGTATTGACGAGGTGGCCGCCCACGCCGAGAAGATGAAGGCGGCCGGGGCCCTGCGGCGCGTCTCGGCCGTGTTCCGGCACCAGAAAGCTGGCTTTACCTTTAACGCCATGGGCGTATGGGCCGTGCCGCAGGAAGAGGTGGCGGAAGTGGGGCGCCAGATGGCCGAATTCAAGGCGGTCTCGCACTGCTACCTGCGCCCCACCTACCCCGAATGGCCCTATACGATCTTCACCATGGTGCACGGCCGCTCCAAGGAAGAGGCGTTTGGCAAGATCAAGGCCATTGAGCAGGAGGTGGCCTCCGGCGTGGATCACGCCATCCTATACTCCACCAAGGAATACAAGAAGATTCGCCTGGAGTTCTACCAGCCCGAATTCTATGCCTGGGCGAAAGAG
- a CDS encoding ABC transporter permease, which produces MTALHRGAPRDVKLVLWLGALPMLVGAWLPWVLLRPNRLAPGEALGLPLGWALLAAALALLPALFGHARRTWVWAGAALSLTLGLWLLGQQTQGALAGQPPFARASASSGAWLYLLGAGIAAFGAAQAWPQRRGLGWVWLLPAGGLAVAGHFGAWSVVVEAQSEGARWVQELGQHLRLVGTALGLATLLGTPLAVWGAGRPRVAAAALGLSSGLQTLPSLALLGLLIAPLSALADAVPALRAAGLSGIGVPPALTALTLYALLPVVRGGLLGLQGVPAGVLDAARGMGMTQVQRLWRVQAPLALPLWLGGLRQASVLLIGVAAVAALIGAGGLGTYIFKGLQSAASDLILLGAVPAALLAIGVDAGLRRLEGWLGARLGRAG; this is translated from the coding sequence TTGACCGCTCTCCACCGGGGCGCGCCCCGGGACGTGAAGCTGGTGCTGTGGCTGGGCGCCCTGCCCATGCTGGTGGGCGCGTGGCTGCCCTGGGTGCTGCTGCGGCCCAATCGCCTGGCCCCCGGCGAAGCGCTGGGCCTGCCCCTGGGCTGGGCGCTGCTGGCCGCCGCCCTGGCCCTGCTGCCCGCGCTGTTCGGGCACGCGCGGCGCACCTGGGTGTGGGCCGGCGCGGCGTTGTCCCTGACGCTGGGGCTGTGGCTGCTGGGCCAGCAGACCCAGGGCGCCCTGGCCGGCCAGCCCCCGTTTGCCCGCGCCAGCGCCTCCAGCGGGGCGTGGCTGTACCTGCTGGGGGCCGGCATCGCCGCATTTGGGGCAGCCCAGGCGTGGCCGCAGCGGCGCGGGCTGGGCTGGGTGTGGCTGCTGCCCGCCGGGGGCCTGGCTGTGGCGGGCCACTTTGGGGCGTGGTCAGTGGTGGTGGAGGCCCAGAGTGAGGGGGCGCGCTGGGTCCAGGAACTGGGGCAGCACCTGCGCCTGGTAGGCACCGCCCTGGGGCTGGCCACCCTGCTGGGCACGCCGCTGGCGGTCTGGGGCGCGGGCCGCCCCCGGGTGGCGGCCGCCGCGCTGGGCCTGAGCAGCGGCCTGCAGACCCTGCCCAGCCTCGCCCTGCTGGGGCTGCTGATTGCCCCGCTCTCGGCGCTGGCAGACGCCGTGCCCGCCCTGCGCGCCGCTGGCCTGAGCGGCATAGGCGTGCCCCCGGCCCTCACAGCGCTGACCCTGTACGCCCTGCTGCCGGTGGTGCGGGGCGGCCTGCTGGGCTTGCAGGGGGTGCCCGCCGGGGTGCTGGACGCTGCGCGCGGCATGGGCATGACGCAGGTGCAGCGCCTGTGGCGCGTGCAGGCCCCACTGGCCCTGCCGCTGTGGCTGGGCGGGCTGCGGCAGGCCTCGGTGCTGCTGATTGGCGTGGCGGCGGTGGCGGCCCTCATCGGCGCCGGGGGCCTGGGCACCTACATCTTCAAGGGGCTGCAAAGCGCCGCCAGCGACCTGATTCTGCTGGGGGCTGTGCCGGCGGCGCTGCTGGCCATCGGAGTGGACGCGGGTCTGCGGCGCCTGGAAGGCTGGCTGGGCGCCCGGTTGGGGAGAGCCGGATGA
- a CDS encoding ABC transporter substrate-binding protein, with amino-acid sequence MIPTPLKGAAFVLGLALLGTAAAKPIVVGSKLDPEAQILGQMIVLTLKNAGLEVTDRTTLGDTGVNRKAILAGEIDVYPEYTGNAVYLFPQAKITAKQAGNPGTIYGLARQLDSRNGITWLRPANVNNTWVIAVPQALAQRAKLSTVADLAKYLNGGGAFKIAGSPEFFNRPDTMPAFEAAYGFKLRADQKLVLAGATPPQTQQAAASGTNGVNAAMAYGTDGTLSALKLVALKDPKGAQAVYQPAPIIRTATLKANPQIEGLLNKTFAGLTQATLQGLNAKVALEGRTAQDVAREYLRSRGLIR; translated from the coding sequence ATGATCCCCACACCTCTGAAAGGCGCCGCCTTCGTCCTGGGCCTGGCGCTGCTGGGCACCGCCGCCGCCAAACCCATCGTGGTGGGCAGCAAGCTGGACCCCGAAGCGCAGATCCTGGGGCAGATGATCGTGCTGACCCTGAAAAACGCGGGGCTGGAGGTCACCGACCGCACCACCCTGGGCGACACCGGGGTCAACCGCAAGGCCATTCTGGCCGGCGAGATTGACGTGTACCCCGAATACACCGGCAACGCCGTGTATCTGTTTCCGCAGGCCAAGATCACGGCCAAACAGGCCGGCAACCCCGGTACGATCTACGGGCTGGCGCGGCAGCTGGACAGCCGGAACGGCATCACGTGGCTGCGGCCCGCCAACGTGAACAACACCTGGGTGATCGCCGTGCCGCAGGCCCTGGCCCAGCGCGCCAAGCTCAGCACGGTGGCGGATCTGGCGAAGTACCTGAACGGCGGGGGCGCCTTCAAGATTGCCGGCAGTCCCGAGTTCTTCAACCGCCCCGACACCATGCCCGCCTTTGAAGCGGCCTACGGCTTCAAGCTGCGCGCCGACCAGAAGCTGGTGCTGGCCGGGGCCACCCCGCCCCAGACCCAGCAGGCGGCGGCCAGCGGCACCAACGGCGTGAACGCCGCCATGGCCTACGGCACCGACGGAACCCTGAGCGCCCTGAAGCTGGTGGCCCTGAAAGACCCCAAGGGCGCGCAGGCCGTCTACCAGCCTGCACCCATCATCCGCACGGCCACACTGAAGGCCAATCCGCAGATTGAGGGCCTGCTGAACAAGACCTTCGCCGGGCTGACCCAGGCCACCCTGCAGGGCCTGAACGCCAAGGTGGCGCTGGAGGGCCGCACCGCGCAGGACGTGGCGCGCGAATACCTGCGGAGCCGGGGCCTGATCCGTTGA
- a CDS encoding Lrp/AsnC ligand binding domain-containing protein, with the protein MVTAIVMVQAERQRIPETAEALAGVSGVREVYSVTGEWDIVAILKLSRYEDLDDVVTAGLRRVEGITRTQTMLAFRTYNEALLDQGFGVGLDEGQQQR; encoded by the coding sequence ATGGTCACAGCCATCGTGATGGTGCAGGCAGAGCGGCAGCGCATTCCCGAAACGGCCGAGGCCCTGGCCGGCGTGAGTGGGGTGCGCGAGGTGTACTCCGTGACCGGCGAGTGGGACATCGTGGCGATTCTGAAACTCTCGCGCTACGAGGATCTGGACGACGTGGTGACAGCCGGGCTGCGGCGCGTGGAAGGCATTACGCGCACCCAGACCATGCTGGCCTTCCGCACCTACAACGAGGCCCTGCTGGATCAGGGGTTCGGTGTGGGCCTGGACGAGGGGCAGCAGCAGCGCTGA